The sequence cccgaaccactctaaaccctcgcgtgttcatgtgcttgatGTTCGCTTAGCAGGACATGCAAAActcttaagccccttcctcatcttaggatttagggcgggtgcactccgccacccggcctgagaattccctctccgacaagtaCATTTGGATAATAACtctgtttattactaaaatttggctctactaatagtaataaatagttgaccaactaaaagcaactgcttagccttaactccacatacaactagtccactctagccaaacgggatatttgctgagtacattgatgtgtactcacccttgctttacaaaccaccccaccccaggttgtccccactatactaagtgcttaggaggagatgctggcaacatggaggatttcgaggagtttcaagactaaaatgagttctagtttatcttagtggaaaacccctagtcagctgcctgtgaagaccTTAtattctacgtttcgtatttccgcactttgatgttaatgactATTTAATAGActcagtggatgtcttggacatcttgttgtaataaagtacttttccgctatttactttgagcattgtgtgatgctgtccaattatgtaatcactgtgtacgtgagttctgatcctggcacgtacatggttcgccttcggtttgccttccaaaaccggatgTGACACCACCGGGGTGGGGTAGTTGAGCCTTGCTGGTACTTAAAACCTTACCGTGGGGTATGTTTCTGGAGGCCATATGGGTAGTTCGCCTCTAAGGCCTCTTCGCTTTTTGTCTTGTATGTCTCTGTTGACTTTCTATGTCCAAAGCGAGGCCTGACATGGCCTTGTAGGACCATTTCGTATTTCAGAGAGTCAGGTAGCAATAGCGGAGGGCAAAGAAAAAAATGAGGTATGGTTGAAAAAAAGGAAAAATGTTGGAAACATGAATCAAACTCAAAACATGCTGCTCGAAACGGGGTAGCACATTCACCACACTACATCTTCTTTTCTGATAATAATGGAAGAAATAAGTTTTTTTAAAATTAAGGTATGGCTCATGCCACAATAAGCCATAATGGCTCCTCCGCCACTGTGAGGTAGTCAGACAGGAGAGACTTCGGAGTGCTTTACACTGTACTCGCCTCTAGGCGTCGCATGCCTCCATCAGGGGCATGCGCCAAAGGGTCACAGAATCATAAATGTGGTATCCCCTTCGAGAGGTTCACGCTACCCCTAGGCTATGGCTATTATCACTGATATATGACTTAGATTGACGTGTCACATCGTAATTGAGGTTAGGGCCGACTGACCAAAATGATTTGATTCGAGATGTTCGGGGTTGGGACCGGCCTGGTCGAGGATCCTAGCTGGGCAAACTCTAGATACGTTCAACCTGGTTAGGGTGACTTGGTTAGGGGGTTAGCTCAGGAAGCTAGGTTGGGTCTACTATGGTTGGGCTCAACTTAGTCAGGGAGCTAGACTAGGTCTAATGCGGTTGGATCCGTCGTGTTAGGTCGGAGCGTGTGTGATCGAGGATCGGCTTTAGTTACGCGAGGCCTTTATCTCCAGGAGTGATCTTTTATGTTTTTCTTGGATACTTTGTGTACATGTACTTGTCGCTTTTAATGCTTGAGTTATCTACTCAACAAAATCTCATCAAGAGCTTAGTTTTTTATatataatatttttatctgatgtcATACAAGAAATATATAAATTTTATAAGTGGTAAAATTGGTACGCAATCAAATTACTGACACTTTATAATATTTTTTTGAATATCTTAACGCTCTTAAATGATAAAACTAAAAATTAGAAAGTTATAGATTTAAAAAGGCTATAGTTTTTTTTATAAAATAATATCTTAATCTGATATAATTTTTTCTAAGATTAAGATTTGCTCCTGATACGTGAATCTTATCTGTCATATTTAGGGCTGGTAATGAGATCCAAATTTGCACTATAAAATTTAATGATCGAATCGAATTAGTATTGAGCTCTATTTTATTCAACTTTGAACTAAAATTAGTTAAGGGCTCAAATAAATTGTCAAGAAACATTTAaatcatgatccattaccactCGTATTTATATGTGTTGAGTCACCGTATTATGCCAGCTATAGAGTCGGGTAAACGGACTTGGATATCCGAAGTAACTTGGGAGGTTATAAAATTACATTTTGAGACTTTAGGGATCTGGTAAATTTCACTCAGCACAGAAACTAAGCAAGTATGCGTTTGTTTGTTGCCAATTTTAAAGCAAGATGCTTTGCAAATTGCGATATGGCCGCATGCTCTAGTCTTCCTTGTGATCTGACTGACCCCACGTCTTTTTCCTTGTTCCTTCGCTATGCTACATAGTTGTTGCTTTCGTGGCTTGTTTAGTCACGTTTTATTTTGTCCGGCATTGACTGGGTCAGTACTCAGTAGCCACTAGCCAGTACCGTCCAGTCATCCACGCTGATTTGCCGGAAGGCGCCTCGGCGGAAGCTGCTATCTAGTTGAAGCCAGCCATGGCCGCCGAGCCCCCGGCGTACTTGCTGCTCCTTCCCCTCATCGCCATACCGCTCATCGTCTTCCTCGTCCTGTCCCGCCGAAGGGATGACCAGCGGCGCTTCCCACCGGCGCCGTGGGCGCTGCCGGTCATCGGCCACCTGCACCACCTCGCCGGCGCGCCACCGCACCGTGCCCTGCGGGACCTTGCGAGGCGCCACGGCCCGCTCATGACGCTCCGCTTCTGCGAGCTCCGGGTCGTGGTCGCCTCGTCGCCGGACGCCGCGCGGGAGATCTTGAGGACCCACGACGTGGACTTCGCGTCGCGGCCCATCGGGCCGATGCTGCAGCTCGTGTTCCGGGGCGCCGAGGGCCTCATCTTCGCGCCCTACGGCGACGGGTGGCGGCAGCTCCGCAAGATCTGCACCCTCGAACTCCTCAGCGCCCGCCGCGTCCACTCCTTCCGGCCCGTCCGCGAGGACGAGGTCGGCCGCCTCCTCGGCTCGGTCGCGTCCGCCGCGGCGGCGGGGTTGCCCGTGAACCTGAGTGAGAGGATCACGGCGTTCGTCGCGGACGCAGCGGTGCGCGCCATCATCGGCAGCCGGAGCGAGCACCGCGACgagttcttgcgcctgctgatGGACGGGCTCAAGATAATTCCGGGATTGAGCCTGCCGGACCTCTTCCCGTCGTCACGCCTCGCGATGCTCGTCAGCAGCGTTCCCGGTAAAATCGAGCGCCGCCGGAAAGGCCTCCTTGacatcgtcgaccccatcattctGGAGCATCAGGAGAAGAGAGCGGCCGGTGGCATAGACGAAGATGAGGACTTGCTTGACGTGCTCTTGAGACTCCAGAAAGACATGGACTCCCAGTACCCTCTCACCACCGACAACATCAAATCCGTCCTCATCGTAAGCGCTCCTCACAATCTCTCACCTTAGATCCACAAACGAAACAGCTCTCCACGTTCACTCTGTTTCTTCCACACACTGCGCAGGACATGTTTGGAGCAAGCAGCGAGACGTCGGCGACGACGCTGAAGTGGACAATGGCCGAGCTGATGCGGAACCCGGCGGTGATGCGGAAGGCGCAAGATGAGGTCAGGGGAGCACTCGCCGGCCACGACGAGGTGGCGGAGGACAGCCTGGTCAATCTGCGGTACCTGCAGCTAGTCATAAAGGAGACGCTGCGGCCTGCGGCTGCACCCGCCGGCGCCATTGCTGCTGCCGCGGGAGTGCCGCAGCCCGTGCCAGGTGCTCGGCTACGACGTGCCTCGTGGCACCATGGTGCTGGTGAACGCGTGGGCAATAGGCAGGGACCCAGCGCTGTGGGACGCGCCGGAGGATTTCGTGCCGGAAAGGTTCGAGGAGAGTGGACGAGACTTCAAGGGCATGGATTTTGAGTTCATCCCGTTCGGTGCGGGAAGGAGGATGTGCCCCGGCATGGCGTTCGGGCTGGCGCACATTGAGCTCGCTCTCGCGGCGTTGCTGTTTCACTTCGACTGGAAGCTACCGGAAGGGGTGGTCGCCGAGGAGATAGACATGGCCGAGGCGGTCGCGATCACGGCCCCTCCGCGATCTGATTTAGTGGTGCTCCCTGTTACTAGGCTACCGGTGTCAATATAATGTGCTTCGGCCCAAAAGCTTATTTTCTTTCAGTATGCTAGAAATAGAACAACAACTTTTCTTTCGCTTTCGGCGGTTGTGAAGGTCGAAACCTTTTCCTCGTTATGTTTGATATtggttccttttctttttccggcttgTTTATCTCTTCTGTGAAGGTAGGTAGGTGAGCAAGCGCCGGTCATGGTCGCTGCACGCGGGTTCCACACTTCCACTAGATGAGCTCTGAAGAGCGTTGGGCAAGCGCTGGCGAGCGCGCCGGGTGCGCTCGTCTCCTCCCGACCCTATCCTCCGCTCCGGAAAGGCTTCGCTAGTGATGAGCACCTCTGGCGCGCACCCCCTACCCTACTGAGGCTGAGTCCAGTGCACAGTCTTTCtctcgcccctgccacgtcagctctcGCCTCCACTCTCGCATCTGCTGCTCCAGTGCACAGGCTGTAGCAGGCTATAGCCTCAGCCCATAGCCACATCAGCTTTTCTATTTCAGGATTAAATAATTCACACAGATTTGTTTCAACGCTTACAAATCACacaacataatattttttattgaatTTAAAATTACAAATTGTATAATAATTAAAAGAAAAGTACATGACAATTAAAAAATTACATAACAATTAATAGAAAATTACATAAATCTAATTATGACCTCCAACAGGTAGGGATATTTATAGATGGATTGGAAATGAAATTTGTGATTTTTTGcaattttttttgaattttttggaCTCCAAACGGTAAAAAACGGCTAGTCCACGTGGCACACGTGGACCAATCACGTCGCGCCACCGCACTCTCGCCCGCCTCACTCTCGCCCCGTCAGTGCGTCGCCCCCCTCTCGCCTCCCTCTCGCCTCCCTCTCGCCCAGACGCGCGCGCCAACGCGGGCGAGAGCGGGGCGATATCGCCCGCTCTCGCCGGGCGTGAGTGTCGtcgccctctctctccctctcgcctgCCTATCGCCTCGCGCGGGGCGGTAGAGGGCCCTTCTCGCCTCCCTTCTAGCCCCCATTGGCACCAGCCTGATAGGAACGAGTTCCTAAAGTGCCGTTCGGTTGTTTGGGATTAGTGCTTCGGAACGATTTCTAATCGGAttatttctctaatttatataaaatttgataagctaaaacgaTTTCAGGTGCAATCCGGTACAAACAAACAAATTTTAAGCTGATCGATCTGAGGTTATAGCGATGAGAGATCGGTGGACGGGGCTTGAACCACGACGGATGGCGGCCTGGCGGCTTGGTTGAAGATGAAGTCTGGTGGAAGAGGAGGCACTAGGGTTGGATTCTCCCGACTCCCTAAAGGAAGCCGGAAACAATACTTGTTTCTGCTTGATTCAATCCAATAGTGTTTACAGGTATATATAGCTCTCTCAAATCAATCTAATAGCTCTCTTAAATAAATCTAACTATCTAGATAAACCTCTCACAACTAACTATGGGCCTTGGCCCCGCCCTTGTTGATGCTATGAGGCACTAATGGGCTTGCGGCGCCTAACATAAGCCTTGTCGTACATAACATCTCTCCCCGCCTTCTCAAATAGCTTGTCCTCGAGCTGTAGGTCGGGGTAGGCAGCGCAAAATTCGTCAAGGTCCTCCTATGTCGCATCATCTTCAGCAAGGCCGCGCCAGTGGATGAGCACCTGCCATGTGTCACGTCAAAGTTGGGCTCGAAGCACCTTGGCTGGCATTGGAAGCAGCCGACCATCCATCACAGGCTCCAGCGTACTCGGGGCTGCAAGGGGATCTCCAGGATGAGGCTTCAACAAGCTCACGTGGAAGACATCATGGATGTGGGCGCCCTCGAGCAGCTAGAGGCGGTAGGCCACCGAACCAACCTTTTCCTGAACACGGAAAGGCCCGGTGTAGCGAGGTCTCATCTTGCCTTCGGCGCCGGCGTGGAGAGACTGAGTAGTGTGGTGCAGCAGCCACAGCCATACCCAGTCGCCCACCTGGAACTCCACCTCACGATGCACGTCGTGGTAGTACTTCTTGGCTAGCTACTGGGCCTGCTGGAGACGCTGACGAGCCTCGGCCAAAATCTCATCCCTGGAGCGAAGCATGGCATCTGTGGCCTCGGTGCGGGCTGTCCCAGGCGTGTAAGGCAGCATGGGCGGGGGAGGCCGCCCGTAGACCACCTTGAAGGGAGTGGCGCGTAGGGCGGTGTGGTAGGAGGTATTATAACAATACTCCGCCCATGACAGCCAGTCCACCCAAGCACGCGACCGGTTGCTAGTCACCCACCGTAGGTGCACCGCGATGACTTTGTTGACCACCTCCGACTGACCATCCGTCTGAGGGTGGAAAGCGGTGCTCATCTTAAGTGTCACCCCCACCATCTTGAAGAGGTCCCGCCAGACATGGCCGATGAAGACGGGGTTCCGGTCACTGACAATGGACAACAGAAACTCGTGTAGACATGCACACGATGCCGTTGAAGAATGCCCGTGCGACAGACGAGGCGGTGTAGGGGTGGTCGAGGGCGATGAAGTGGGCATACTTGGAGAAGTGGTCCACCACCATGAGGATAACTGACTTGCCCGCCACCTTGGGCAGCGCTTCGATGAAGTCCATGGAGATGTCGGCCCACACCTGGGACGGCACCTCAAGGGGCTATAGGAGACCACCCAGCCGCTACGTTAGTGTCTTGTTCCACTGACACGTGGTACAGGTGCGCACCCGATCCTGCAGAAGGGCGCGATCGTGGGGAACGTAGAAGTCCATCATTGGAGGGTCTTCTGGACGTCCTCGTGTCCAGTGAAGTGCGCCAGTAGCAGCACTTGATGACACAGGTCGGCGTGGTCTGGCATGAAGACATGAGTCCCATGCAGCAGCAGCCCATCGGAGAGGCGCCATGGGGCGGCTAGCTGGTCGTCCCGCAgctgatggagtaggtgctacccGTCTGGCGCGGTAGTTGTCGCCCGCCTGATGTCATCCAATAGGGCGAACGTGGGGCCCGAGATGGCCCGGGACGCCACACTCGCCCCCTCCAAGGGTGATGACGTCGCCTCCTCAACATCACGGCGGGAGAGGGCATCCGCCACGGTGTTCAGGCGCCCCGACCTGTACTCCACCTAGAAGTCGAAGCCAAAGAGTTTGCTGATCCACTGGTGCTGAGGTATGGTCGACAGGCGCTGATCAAGCAAAAACTTAAGGTTGTAATGGTTAGTGCGAACAGAAAAGTGACACCCCCACTGGTAAGGGCGCCAGGGATGGATGAGCTGCACGAGGCTGATGAGCTCCCTCTCATAAGCCGCCAGCTTGAGATGGCAGGCGGCAAACGGCTTGCTGAAGTAGGCGAGGGGCCCAGCACCTTGATGAAGGACCGCACCGAACCCCGCACCCGACGTGTTGCAGTCAACGATGAAGAGCTAGGAGAAATCCAGCATCTGGAGCACCGACCCTGTCGTCAAGGCGTGCTTAAGGGTGTCGAAGGCGGCTGTCGCGTTGTCGTTCCAAGTAAACGCGTCTCGCCGCAATAGACGCGTGAGTGGGGCGG is a genomic window of Zea mays cultivar B73 chromosome 5, Zm-B73-REFERENCE-NAM-5.0, whole genome shotgun sequence containing:
- the LOC100192848 gene encoding putative cytochrome P450 superfamily protein is translated as MAAEPPAYLLLLPLIAIPLIVFLVLSRRRDDQRRFPPAPWALPVIGHLHHLAGAPPHRALRDLARRHGPLMTLRFCELRVVVASSPDAAREILRTHDVDFASRPIGPMLQLVFRGAEGLIFAPYGDGWRQLRKICTLELLSARRVHSFRPVREDEVGRLLGSVASAAAAGLPVNLSERITAFVADAAVRAIIGSRSEHRDEFLRLLMDGLKIIPGLSLPDLFPSSRLAMLVSSVPGKIERRRKGLLDIVDPIILEHQEKRAAGGIDEDEDLLDVLLRLQKDMDSQYPLTTDNIKSVLIDMFGASSETSATTLKWTMAELMRNPAVMRKAQDEVRGALAGHDEVAEDSLVNLRYLQLVIKETLRPAAAPAGAIAAAAGVPQPVPGARLRRASWHHGAGERVGNRQGPSAVGRAGGFRAGKVRGEWTRLQGHGF